From Spirosoma aerolatum, one genomic window encodes:
- a CDS encoding cytochrome P450, whose product MKTNRFGIPPGPTVAEAQHLLEQHRDKAWVILTQAYGKNFLYQGNLVTCDPRLVEALLMDRMHTQRRSSIYRYASWMIPIAPGLLFMDGDAWEKRLRAVMPVFTKANVDSYAECMHQQIGQHIAHWQENLSFEDLYALLVNLNSSLFLKVGCGLDPDQAGARQLGRTLIDFKFHYMDTRSRLDDFGMGKRQLVRLPRFLKAQWQRIRKKRQLYTQIDSLMSQPQRGDSRGLNWLNRMREAGFSAPEIANEVNHLYGAYNALDYVLTGALYELGKRPALAETLRNELRTVTSERGYPTRDDFRLLPNTLQFMKEIMRVYPVTMAVARRFGESMTVDGITIPKGQEALILLHALHHHPDFWENPDQFEPRRWQAEPSVPYTYVPFLNGPRKCIGQHLAELNFVIVLNAFLQTYSVEIFDPNIRLATFMMPRFERKVAGILHRRKEENPTYRDMD is encoded by the coding sequence CAGGGTAATCTGGTCACCTGCGACCCCCGGCTGGTTGAAGCCCTGCTGATGGATCGGATGCATACGCAACGTCGATCCAGTATCTATAGATACGCTTCCTGGATGATTCCGATAGCACCGGGTCTTCTGTTTATGGATGGTGATGCTTGGGAGAAACGGTTGCGGGCCGTTATGCCGGTGTTTACCAAAGCAAATGTCGATTCGTATGCCGAGTGCATGCATCAGCAGATTGGGCAGCATATAGCCCATTGGCAGGAAAATCTGTCCTTTGAGGATTTATATGCGTTACTAGTTAATCTCAACAGCTCGTTGTTTCTGAAGGTAGGCTGTGGGCTTGACCCCGACCAGGCCGGTGCTCGCCAACTGGGTCGTACGTTGATCGATTTCAAGTTTCATTACATGGACACGCGAAGCCGACTCGATGATTTTGGCATGGGGAAGCGGCAACTCGTGCGGTTGCCCCGCTTTTTGAAGGCTCAGTGGCAGCGAATTCGTAAAAAAAGGCAGCTTTACACACAGATTGATTCGTTAATGAGCCAACCACAAAGGGGCGATAGTAGAGGGCTAAACTGGCTGAATCGCATGCGGGAAGCAGGCTTTTCGGCGCCTGAAATAGCCAATGAAGTGAATCATCTGTATGGAGCCTACAATGCGCTGGATTATGTATTAACAGGAGCATTGTACGAACTCGGCAAACGGCCCGCTCTGGCTGAAACCCTACGTAACGAACTTCGTACCGTGACCAGTGAGCGAGGCTATCCCACCCGTGATGATTTTCGTTTGTTGCCCAACACCCTCCAGTTTATGAAAGAGATAATGCGTGTTTATCCCGTCACAATGGCCGTTGCCCGCCGATTTGGCGAATCGATGACCGTTGATGGTATAACGATACCCAAGGGGCAGGAAGCGTTGATTTTACTGCATGCTCTGCATCATCATCCCGATTTCTGGGAAAATCCGGATCAATTCGAGCCCAGACGATGGCAGGCTGAACCATCTGTGCCGTATACGTACGTCCCGTTCCTGAACGGCCCCCGAAAATGCATTGGTCAGCATTTGGCGGAGTTGAATTTCGTGATCGTGCTGAATGCGTTCCTGCAAACGTATTCTGTAGAGATTTTTGATCCCAATATTCGATTGGCCACGTTTATGATGCCCCGTTTCGAGCGAAAAGTGGCGGGTATACTGCATCGTCGAAAAGAGGAAAACCCGACTTATCGGGACATGGATTAA
- a CDS encoding glycosyltransferase family 2 protein, translating into MKKNYNFSNVSLLVTHYNRSQSLENLLQTFRQLDCHFGDIVVSDDGSKPEHQAYLKTLQAKFGFQLITTPVNKGLGNNINKGQEAVRTPYTLYVQEDFEPTPLFPDRLVESLAILNHEPQFDIIRFYAYIRYPFLKPYNNAFSEMFMPNWSLNYKKLYEYSDHPHLRRSSFLEKFGKYIEGVHPDKTEYRMSIAFIQKKGKGLFYNNFTELFYQKNSQEEPSTISRKFWTFSKNPAIATVRYLYRLIKINYDIRFLRL; encoded by the coding sequence ATGAAAAAAAACTACAACTTCTCCAATGTTAGCCTTCTGGTTACTCACTACAACCGCAGTCAGTCGCTGGAGAATCTATTACAAACCTTCCGCCAACTTGATTGCCACTTTGGGGATATTGTCGTATCGGATGATGGCAGTAAGCCGGAACATCAGGCTTATCTGAAGACGCTACAGGCCAAATTTGGTTTTCAATTGATCACAACACCCGTTAATAAAGGGCTGGGCAACAATATCAATAAAGGACAGGAAGCGGTCCGAACGCCCTATACGTTATACGTTCAGGAAGACTTTGAACCTACACCGCTGTTTCCTGATCGGCTAGTCGAATCACTGGCGATTCTTAACCATGAGCCTCAGTTCGATATTATTCGGTTTTATGCCTATATCCGCTATCCATTTCTGAAGCCTTACAACAACGCCTTTTCAGAAATGTTTATGCCGAACTGGTCGTTGAACTATAAAAAATTATATGAGTATAGCGATCACCCACACCTCCGTCGAAGTTCATTTCTGGAGAAGTTTGGTAAGTATATAGAAGGTGTTCACCCCGACAAAACGGAGTACCGAATGAGTATTGCCTTCATCCAGAAAAAAGGAAAAGGGCTGTTTTACAACAATTTTACGGAGCTATTCTACCAAAAAAATAGTCAGGAGGAGCCCAGTACCATCAGCCGTAAATTCTGGACCTTCAGTAAGAATCCGGCAATTGCCACTGTCCGCTACCTATATCGACTCATTAAAATCAATTACGATATTCGTTTTTTACGGCTTTAA
- a CDS encoding gliding motility-associated C-terminal domain-containing protein: MAALQSVFCWIVLSLLVLATDLRCQAQCSQGAILCETFGAGTRGALPDGQTKFTYNPIACPEDGEYNVMDTVSGSCHGQAWHYVAQDHTDGDVRGNMFVVNASYQPGEFYSQAVTGLCPGVTYEFSLWALNLNKVMQPGACDGYSLRNPIIVMRIEQTDGTLIREVVQPAIPRTTSPTWVQLTMQFAIQTNKSDIIVKLVNQGLGGCGNDLIIDDIGFRPVHPALSIQFANTTGTQTTACAYSALTLEVGSATGYPNPVYLWQQSRDNVTWTAVPGAGNASYTINPVRAGRTYYRLHNTQPINEAAVGRSQCSAESNVLIVDGTPVATVDLGPPFILCEGASVVFSVPDTLPPNARFVWSDQSTNRRLTITNAGVYWLETRLNACPYRDSVTVVVQNCHLEDTYIPDAFTPNGDAMNDQLQIRHAGTFLAYQFRIFDRWGSVIFTSKDPEHSWDGTYLSQPCETGSYAWTFDYSIRTITNEERRVSKSGWVLLIR; the protein is encoded by the coding sequence ATGGCTGCGCTCCAGTCCGTTTTCTGCTGGATAGTTCTTTCGCTGCTGGTCCTGGCAACAGATCTGCGTTGCCAGGCGCAATGCAGTCAGGGAGCTATCCTTTGTGAAACGTTTGGAGCTGGTACACGAGGGGCTTTACCCGACGGACAGACGAAATTCACCTACAATCCAATAGCTTGTCCTGAAGATGGCGAATACAATGTGATGGATACAGTATCGGGAAGCTGTCACGGACAAGCCTGGCATTATGTCGCACAGGATCATACCGACGGAGATGTGCGGGGTAATATGTTTGTGGTTAATGCCTCCTATCAGCCCGGTGAATTTTACAGCCAGGCCGTTACGGGCTTATGTCCAGGTGTTACCTACGAATTTTCGCTCTGGGCCCTGAATTTAAACAAGGTGATGCAACCAGGCGCCTGCGATGGCTATAGCCTCCGTAACCCGATTATCGTGATGCGGATCGAACAGACCGACGGTACACTCATCCGGGAAGTTGTCCAACCCGCCATTCCACGCACGACCTCACCAACCTGGGTTCAACTGACCATGCAGTTTGCGATTCAAACCAACAAGAGTGATATTATTGTCAAACTGGTCAATCAGGGACTTGGCGGCTGTGGCAATGATCTGATTATCGACGATATCGGGTTTCGCCCTGTACACCCGGCTCTCTCCATCCAATTTGCCAATACGACTGGCACTCAAACTACGGCCTGTGCCTACAGTGCCCTAACGCTGGAGGTCGGCTCGGCCACTGGCTATCCTAATCCGGTCTATTTATGGCAGCAAAGCCGAGACAACGTAACCTGGACCGCCGTACCGGGTGCGGGAAATGCCAGTTACACGATCAACCCGGTCCGGGCCGGTCGTACTTACTATCGGCTTCATAACACCCAGCCGATCAACGAGGCTGCCGTAGGCCGATCGCAATGTTCAGCCGAATCGAACGTACTTATTGTCGACGGCACGCCCGTGGCAACGGTCGACCTGGGCCCGCCATTCATTCTTTGCGAAGGCGCTTCGGTTGTATTCAGTGTTCCTGATACCCTGCCCCCAAATGCGCGTTTCGTTTGGTCGGACCAGAGTACTAATCGGCGTCTAACTATCACAAATGCAGGCGTTTACTGGCTGGAAACACGACTAAATGCCTGTCCCTACCGCGACTCCGTTACCGTAGTCGTTCAAAACTGCCATCTGGAAGACACCTACATCCCGGATGCGTTTACACCTAATGGCGATGCCATGAATGATCAGCTTCAGATTCGTCATGCCGGAACGTTTCTGGCCTATCAATTCCGAATATTTGATCGGTGGGGCAGCGTGATTTTTACCAGCAAAGACCCCGAACACAGCTGGGATGGCACGTATTTGAGCCAACCCTGCGAAACCGGCTCCTATGCCTGGACGTTCGACTATAGTATACGAACCATAACCAACGAAGAACGTCGTGTTTCCAAAAGTGGCTGGGTATTATTAATTCGATAA
- a CDS encoding glycosyltransferase family 2 protein translates to MDLLNAPDWINQFNFPYKSFEEIPQSVFDSINKDLDLIQKPDPLVSIVVPAWNEEVNILRSIASLAKQKTNLPLEILVVNNNSTDNTQKTLDSLHIRSAFQPIQGWGPARQMGLEQARGKYLLTADSDGLYPPDWANELMKVLQQPGVVCVYGRYSFIPSPGFPRWKLTMLETMKDTVAELRHLKRPHLNAYGISLGYVREYALKVGYVMHKIRGEDGRMCFDLMNYGTVKQVKSRKARVWTGTRTLEKDGSFSRTVWLKIGIELRRFRSMFVSQAPHDTKTSTNN, encoded by the coding sequence ATGGACTTGTTAAACGCCCCTGACTGGATCAATCAATTCAATTTTCCGTATAAGTCGTTCGAAGAAATTCCGCAATCGGTATTCGATTCGATCAACAAAGACCTCGACCTGATTCAAAAACCCGATCCACTTGTGAGCATCGTGGTTCCGGCCTGGAACGAAGAGGTCAATATTCTCCGCAGTATTGCCTCACTGGCGAAACAGAAAACGAACCTTCCCCTGGAGATTCTGGTGGTGAATAACAACTCGACCGATAATACCCAGAAAACGCTCGACAGCCTGCATATTCGATCCGCCTTTCAGCCAATACAGGGTTGGGGGCCAGCCCGGCAGATGGGTCTGGAGCAAGCCCGTGGCAAATACCTGCTCACCGCCGACTCCGACGGCCTATATCCTCCCGATTGGGCCAATGAACTGATGAAAGTACTCCAGCAGCCCGGTGTCGTTTGTGTGTACGGTCGGTATTCGTTCATCCCATCGCCTGGTTTTCCCCGCTGGAAACTCACCATGCTTGAAACCATGAAAGACACGGTTGCTGAACTGCGTCACCTCAAGCGCCCTCATTTGAATGCCTATGGAATCAGCCTGGGTTACGTACGTGAGTATGCCCTGAAAGTTGGGTATGTGATGCATAAAATTCGGGGCGAAGACGGGCGGATGTGTTTCGATCTGATGAACTATGGCACTGTTAAACAGGTAAAATCCCGAAAAGCCCGTGTCTGGACAGGTACCCGAACCCTCGAAAAAGATGGCAGTTTCTCACGTACAGTCTGGCTAAAAATCGGAATCGAACTACGCCGTTTTCGCAGCATGTTCGTTTCCCAAGCCCCTCACGACACCAAAACCTCAACGAACAACTAG
- a CDS encoding acyltransferase family protein yields the protein MRFRAVDTFRGMAAIMVIFFHLQHLSILKGNDFVAKSDLFVDFFFVLSGFVMTHSNYAKITDLSSIKPFAIKRFKRLYPLHLFTLLLVLLFELFRFGVDRYVVRLSNPVFGPDKSLPSFLANLTLIQSLNLFDTTTWNGPSWSISVEFYTYLLWALCLVVFRKNLWVMCTLCFGPIAWFIVRHQGNIIYNYDYGFVRCFYSFLIGMLTYRLSRHWQSAGARWVFSVVEILLLGGTLLAVSSFHHAESWMMPFLFALVILVFSQEKGIVSTILANDRLEFLGRLSYSYYLNHMVVLNVLDLIIFRVIKVPATSLGEWLYVLLCLIGVHLLSLFTYRYVELILQSAPPNRTPRSVPQPTSVG from the coding sequence ATGCGGTTTCGAGCGGTTGATACATTTCGGGGAATGGCTGCCATCATGGTCATTTTTTTCCATCTACAACACCTCTCCATCCTGAAAGGCAATGACTTTGTTGCCAAAAGCGATCTATTCGTCGATTTCTTTTTTGTACTGTCAGGCTTTGTGATGACGCATAGCAACTATGCCAAAATTACGGACCTGTCGAGCATAAAACCGTTTGCCATCAAACGGTTCAAACGGCTCTATCCACTTCATCTGTTCACACTGCTACTGGTTCTGCTGTTCGAGCTTTTCCGCTTCGGTGTCGATCGGTATGTAGTCAGGTTATCGAACCCGGTTTTTGGCCCCGACAAATCGCTTCCTTCGTTCCTGGCCAACCTCACCCTGATCCAATCGCTGAATCTGTTTGACACGACAACCTGGAACGGGCCAAGCTGGAGTATCAGTGTTGAGTTTTACACCTACCTCCTTTGGGCGTTGTGCCTGGTTGTTTTTCGCAAGAATCTGTGGGTCATGTGTACCCTTTGTTTTGGTCCGATTGCCTGGTTTATTGTTCGCCATCAGGGCAATATCATTTACAATTACGACTACGGATTCGTCCGCTGCTTTTATAGTTTCCTGATCGGAATGCTCACGTATCGACTGAGTCGTCACTGGCAATCGGCAGGTGCCCGATGGGTTTTCTCGGTGGTCGAAATTCTTCTGCTGGGAGGTACTCTATTGGCTGTCAGTAGTTTTCATCATGCGGAGAGCTGGATGATGCCTTTCCTGTTTGCCCTGGTCATTCTGGTATTTTCTCAGGAAAAAGGTATTGTATCGACGATACTGGCAAATGATCGGCTCGAGTTTCTTGGTAGGCTTTCGTATTCGTACTACCTCAACCATATGGTTGTTCTGAACGTATTGGACCTGATCATTTTCCGGGTCATTAAAGTGCCCGCTACTTCGCTGGGCGAATGGTTGTATGTGCTCCTCTGCCTGATCGGTGTTCACCTGTTGTCGTTGTTTACCTATCGGTATGTCGAACTGATTCTGCAATCAGCACCACCGAATCGAACGCCCAGATCAGTTCCTCAGCCTACCTCAGTTGGATGA
- a CDS encoding glycosyltransferase family 4 protein has translation MKVFIDHQKFTTQKYGGISRYFANIIEGIKQSDSITYQLGVLHAKNHYIKDEPLALKGSLSDKILSRSEKADYMLNQYYCERLLSKSEFDVFHPTYYDPYFFKQLKKPLVVTIHDLTYERLPEYFWAKDPLTYQKRLNIERADAIIAISNTTRNDLLHFFKVDPAKVSVIYHGIDIDTPLQFAPIANLPERYVLFVGDRSGYKNFYLFMNAIKPLLLSDPTLQVILTGGGRVEIADEEFLKRLGLTDRVRHINATDEQLNSLYKNAQLFVYPSLYEGFGLPILEAYKARCPILLSDTECFREVAADAAVFFKATDQDDLTSKLSSTLADHALRAELVERGMKRLADFPLKKSIDATLDVYKSLA, from the coding sequence ATGAAAGTTTTTATAGATCACCAGAAGTTCACCACCCAGAAATATGGCGGAATCAGCCGGTACTTCGCCAACATTATCGAGGGCATCAAACAAAGCGATTCGATAACGTATCAGCTCGGGGTTCTGCACGCTAAAAATCACTACATAAAAGATGAACCCCTGGCCTTGAAAGGCAGCCTAAGCGATAAAATTTTAAGCCGAAGCGAGAAAGCCGACTATATGCTGAATCAGTATTACTGTGAACGACTACTGAGTAAATCGGAATTCGACGTTTTTCATCCCACCTACTACGACCCTTACTTTTTTAAACAACTCAAAAAGCCACTGGTCGTTACCATTCATGACCTTACGTACGAGCGACTGCCAGAATATTTCTGGGCCAAAGATCCACTGACGTACCAGAAACGACTGAATATTGAACGGGCCGATGCCATTATTGCCATCTCGAACACAACTCGTAACGACCTGCTTCATTTTTTTAAGGTCGACCCGGCCAAGGTATCCGTCATTTATCACGGCATCGATATCGATACACCCCTGCAATTTGCCCCCATTGCCAATCTACCTGAGCGCTATGTACTTTTCGTGGGTGACCGAAGCGGCTATAAGAACTTTTATCTGTTCATGAACGCCATTAAACCACTGTTACTCAGCGACCCAACCTTACAGGTAATCCTGACAGGGGGAGGGCGAGTTGAAATAGCCGACGAAGAGTTTCTGAAACGGCTGGGGCTCACGGATCGGGTACGCCATATCAACGCAACCGACGAGCAGCTCAATTCACTCTATAAGAACGCTCAACTGTTTGTGTACCCTTCTCTTTACGAAGGATTTGGCCTACCCATTCTGGAAGCCTATAAAGCACGCTGCCCCATCCTGTTGAGTGATACAGAATGTTTTCGGGAAGTGGCAGCCGATGCTGCTGTCTTTTTTAAAGCGACCGACCAGGACGACCTGACCAGCAAGCTATCCAGCACATTAGCCGATCATGCGTTACGGGCGGAATTAGTGGAACGGGGAATGAAGCGGCTGGCCGATTTTCCCCTGAAAAAATCCATCGACGCTACACTCGATGTCTATAAATCATTGGCCTAA
- a CDS encoding alpha-1,2-fucosyltransferase, with protein sequence MVISRVTSGLGNQLFQYAAARSLSLRNKTSFYVDLSYYLYEYPDDTSRSFKLGFFSVPYRILQESPVEYVSKSTKLFPNRTLRPFFLFLKEKQFHFDPAILQAHAGCVIMEGFWQSECYFRDYADSIRRELQLSKAPSAEFDGYQQQIQGTSVPVSVHVRRGDYVNHPEFSKTFGFVGLDYYKTAIRHLTKEIKNPHFYVFSDDKDWARENLPLPTDSVFVTNTGPSGDVADLVLMSKCRHHIIANSSFSWWGAWLNPDPDKLVITPKHWYKNQPTWNTKDLLPPAWVSL encoded by the coding sequence ATGGTTATCAGCAGAGTAACTAGTGGCCTTGGTAATCAGCTTTTTCAGTATGCGGCTGCCCGTAGCCTTTCGCTGAGAAATAAAACGTCGTTTTACGTCGATCTGAGCTACTATTTGTATGAGTACCCAGACGATACGTCGCGGTCGTTCAAGCTGGGTTTCTTTTCGGTTCCCTACCGTATCCTTCAGGAATCGCCCGTCGAATATGTATCGAAGTCGACGAAGCTGTTCCCCAACCGTACGTTACGACCCTTTTTTCTGTTTTTGAAGGAGAAGCAGTTTCATTTCGATCCAGCCATTTTACAGGCCCATGCCGGATGTGTTATCATGGAAGGGTTCTGGCAGTCGGAGTGCTACTTCCGGGATTATGCAGACAGTATTCGTCGTGAATTACAATTGAGCAAAGCCCCCAGCGCTGAATTTGACGGCTACCAGCAACAGATTCAGGGAACGTCCGTTCCGGTATCCGTTCATGTCCGGCGGGGCGATTACGTTAACCATCCCGAGTTCAGCAAAACGTTCGGCTTTGTTGGGCTCGACTACTATAAAACGGCCATTCGTCATCTGACGAAGGAAATCAAAAATCCACATTTCTACGTCTTTAGCGACGATAAAGACTGGGCCAGGGAGAACCTGCCCTTACCAACCGATAGCGTCTTCGTGACCAATACCGGGCCGAGTGGCGACGTGGCCGATCTGGTCCTAATGAGCAAATGTCGCCATCACATCATAGCCAACAGTTCATTCAGTTGGTGGGGAGCCTGGCTCAATCCAGATCCTGATAAGTTGGTGATTACCCCCAAACACTGGTACAAAAACCAACCCACCTGGAACACCAAAGACCTGCTTCCGCCAGCCTGGGTTTCCCTTTGA
- a CDS encoding MOP flippase family protein: MSHKQQAISGGKWMSISTALSTLFQFGQVAVLARLLEPSVFGIVSVSTLLIAFFNIFANLGFSNSIIYKQEDDQQVLSTIYLLNLILGLVIGVVVFFSWPLVAAYYKEPRLEAVIKLSSLYFIIVYVGQIYLFLLQKELRFKAVATIDMTGTIVGTATTILLAYNGFAELALIYGQLAQQTAKSALQMIFGSKYFRPTLTFNLALIKDHLRFGLYNVGDGIVGFIQANSDNILVGGLLGVKPLGYYTLASQLAVFPIARLNPIVLQVAYPILARLKGDTDELKKSYLTILDLLSYVNLPLLAGLFITADSVVPLFYGPGWEPTILLIRIFVFVSIFTFLSNPLFTLAFSKGKPKLLFQLNVATLFIKIPLVYVLAQYGGVVGIAVAFMLATLANMLLNFRIVHSLIGPFLKEFAQGIAKPVGFCLLMVGAITLYKSFFDSISVPHTIVQIGIGALIYIGLTLRFKFPLAELKSLGKAA; the protein is encoded by the coding sequence ATGAGTCATAAGCAGCAGGCTATTAGTGGTGGTAAGTGGATGAGCATTTCCACGGCTTTGTCGACTCTGTTTCAATTTGGGCAGGTGGCCGTGCTGGCGCGGCTATTGGAGCCGTCGGTATTTGGTATTGTCAGCGTCAGCACCCTTCTGATTGCGTTTTTTAACATTTTTGCCAATCTGGGCTTTTCCAATTCGATCATTTATAAACAGGAAGATGATCAGCAGGTACTGTCCACCATTTACCTGCTGAATCTAATCCTAGGACTGGTCATTGGTGTCGTCGTATTTTTTAGCTGGCCGTTGGTAGCTGCTTATTACAAAGAGCCGCGTCTGGAAGCTGTCATCAAGCTATCGTCGCTGTACTTTATTATTGTATACGTGGGTCAGATTTATCTGTTCCTGCTTCAGAAAGAGTTACGGTTCAAAGCCGTTGCCACCATCGATATGACGGGTACGATCGTAGGCACCGCCACAACCATCCTGCTGGCCTACAACGGGTTTGCAGAACTGGCGCTGATTTACGGGCAACTGGCGCAGCAAACGGCCAAATCGGCGCTTCAGATGATTTTTGGAAGTAAGTATTTCAGGCCCACCCTCACCTTTAACCTGGCCCTCATCAAAGACCACCTACGGTTCGGACTCTATAATGTGGGCGATGGCATCGTTGGCTTCATCCAGGCTAATTCGGATAATATTCTGGTAGGTGGTTTGCTGGGCGTGAAGCCACTTGGGTATTACACCCTGGCCTCTCAATTGGCGGTTTTTCCGATTGCCCGACTCAATCCAATCGTACTTCAGGTGGCGTACCCAATTCTGGCCCGGTTAAAAGGTGACACCGATGAGTTAAAAAAATCCTATCTGACGATTCTGGATCTGCTCAGCTACGTCAACCTACCCTTGCTGGCCGGCCTGTTTATTACCGCCGACAGCGTGGTCCCGTTGTTTTATGGACCGGGCTGGGAACCTACGATTCTATTGATTCGCATTTTTGTCTTTGTCAGCATTTTCACATTCCTGAGCAATCCGCTGTTTACCCTCGCCTTTTCAAAAGGGAAACCCAAACTGCTCTTCCAGCTCAACGTGGCCACGTTGTTCATCAAAATCCCGCTCGTATATGTGCTCGCGCAATACGGGGGCGTCGTAGGAATTGCGGTTGCCTTTATGCTGGCCACACTGGCCAACATGCTGCTCAATTTCCGAATTGTGCATTCGCTGATTGGGCCATTTTTAAAAGAATTTGCACAGGGCATTGCCAAGCCTGTTGGATTTTGCCTACTGATGGTAGGCGCTATTACGCTTTACAAATCATTTTTTGATTCAATAAGTGTGCCTCATACCATCGTACAGATTGGGATAGGTGCCCTGATTTATATTGGCCTTACCCTACGCTTCAAATTCCCACTCGCCGAATTAAAATCGCTGGGAAAAGCTGCGTAA